GCAAGAAGGGGATTCCTGCAGACTATTAACCTCTCTCCAGGATAATCGGGTGAGTCTATCTCAAGAAGGTCTCTCTCGTCAAATAAGCTAAGCTGTAACTCCCCATTCTCGTAGAGACTCTTAATCGTAGGCCCTCTGAAGGCACTAATCCAGTCAACTCCACCGAGAGCCTTCAATCCGTCTATCTGTCCCTGCGTTAATATCCCTCTGTCTCCAACCACGACGAACCTTTCTACTTTGAATTCTTTTCTTACCTTCTCTACCTGTTCCCCTATCGTTTTGGTATCACTCGTACAGCCCGGATATACCTGTATGGAAATGGGTATACCCTTAGAATCCGTCATGAGTCCATAGACTATCTGTTTCTTTCCCTTCTTCCTGTCTCTGTTATAACCATAACTCGAAAGCTCACAATGACTTCCTTCATAGTAACTCGAAGAGACTTCGTAAAGAACAAGACCACCTTCGCTTAAATGTCTCTGCGCAAGTTTCCTTTCTATCGTCTCTTGCCTTTGGAGCAACCAGTCCAGAGCAATATATAACTCATCTTCATCTGCATCTTCCACAGAGAACTCTTCTGGAATAGTGGTGTTGTCCCACCAGCGTATTGTGGAAAGCTTAGTCTGAGGGTTTATTATCCTTGCAGCTATCATCGCCTCTACCAGATTGCTTTCTCTACTCCTTCGAGAAGAAAGCAATTTGGAAATACCCAGATCCTCCATTACCTTCTTTATCACGGCAACATTACCATGTGCCCTCGAACGAGTAATCTCTATAGCCTCTTCGGAAGGAAGGAAGACTCTTCCCTGGAGACTCTCTTTGACTAATTTTCTAGTAACTTCTGGCAATTCAGTAAGATTGGCTATTGTTTGCTGTTTCACCTTACCGTCTTCGCGATAACTTCTTCTGAGAAGATAAGTGAAGTATTCTCTGTCCTTGTACTTACTCACAATCTTCGCTAAATAAAGGCCTTTAGGCTTGCTCTTCATAACAGAATGATAACACAAAGGAAAGAGTGAAGTCAATTAACAATTGACTACTTACTGTCTACACTTTCACAACATTTATTTGTCTTTTTCTCTCTGACAAAGGATTTCATTCATTTCCTGTCGGGGAACTTCAGCTTAAAGAGAAGAGTTCTTGCAAACTCCCCTATCCCATCTTGTGGGCAATGTATTCTCTGCTTACGCAGCGGTCGCCGTCATACGGGAAGTCTTACAGGTTTTTACCCTTACTGGTTTCTAAACACTGTAGATGAATATTCGCAAGGAATCGGTTCGTTTGCTATTTTGTTTATCTTCATTTCGGTTGTTAGCGTGGCTTTTGTCATGGCAGGTTATCTTATTGATTGTAATAAACCATCTTTCTTTTCACAAAACCGTTGAGACGAGTAGCCTGATCATGATGCCGCACACAAGGATCCCCGGCTAAAGAGAGGTAAGTAGCTTGAATCTCTCTTGGTACTGGTCGAAAGCAAGTCTGAGCAAACAATAAAGAGGAGGGCATAGGCCCCCTCTCTAGATGCATATTCTCACACTCAGCGATTACCCAGGCCTCTTCGTAGTCCTCTTCCTCCGCCAAAGGCCTTTTCGTTTTCGCAAGTGCCGGCCCTCAAACGTTTGTGAAACATCTCCCCTTCGTTCGGGCAAAGGTCATTGACGGTGTCTCCATCCTCGTCAACAAAACGCGGGCATTCTTCAGGAGCAAGTTTAGAACCTTTGTTTCCTCTGAGTTGCTGGCCAACAGCATACGTGAGAGTTGCTATCAGAAGAAGTACAACTGCGATTATGACTACTTTCTTCATCCCTGTGCACCTCCCTTCGTCCAAGCAATACAAGTTATTTTACAATTCATTCCTTAGAGTTTCCTTAGATTTGGCTTTCAAAGAAAAAGGATAATCTACACACTTCTGGTAAGAGAATATGAGATTCCGCTTTCAGCTTCATTGTCTGTCAAGAGTATCATTCCCATCTGAGAAGACGACATCTGACGGTTCCGGTCGAGAAGGAAAAATGCGTATTCTACTTGTAATTCTTAGGCTCCCAAAACATCTGCCTGAATGGCAATGCTCGTCCAGAATAAAAGCATAGTGCCAGCTTTATATCAGAAAACAAGACTTAAGGTCTCTAACTACTGTGTCGTATTCTCGCAAAAGTGTTTTTCGTAGCTTCTTCCGGAAGAAAGCTCTGGCAAAGACTATTCTCAACCCTTTCAAGGTCCTGACTTTTCGGCATTTCTTTTTCTGCAGAGAATTAGGTGATACCATCCATTAGTACTCTGAGTTTTCAGTACTTGCTTATATGAGACCTGTCATCTGATTTTCGCTGAAAAGCCCTCAGTGAACTGAATCAAATCGAAAGTCAACGTTTTTCTCATAGTCTCACAGTACTAAAGAACCGTAACCTTCGAAGAATGGGAACTTTGCGGAAGACTTTCCGGACTGAAGTCTGCTTCACTTCATATCAAAGTCTTCGAATTTTCGAGAGTCGGCCGAAATCTCTGGAAAGGCTTCTCAAAACAATTTCGAGTATCCTTCGAATTACTTCGAGCGTCCAGTGGGAATTGGATTAATTAAGGTACTTCGTGGATCCTTTGTTTTGCAGAACACCGTCTGTAGTTTAGTGATTTACTTCGATTCTGGACAGCAAATACCTATTGGTTCAAACAGCCTGCTCATCTATGGATGCGCTCTAAAGAGAAAATCGCCTCCGTTCGGTCTAGATTGCCTCTCTCTGATCACAATCAGAAATAACAAGGCTTAGATAACTGAAAAGAAGAATGTATAATGTTAACGTTAACAGTTAACGTTAACAAGTGAAAGGGGGATCATCAGTCTTGAAGAGAGCCACCTTGCGAGAAGTTGCACAGAAGGCGGGCACATCTATGATGACCGTATCCAGAGTGATAAATTCTAGGGATTCTGTGAGCGACGAGACCAGAGAGAGAGTATTAAGAGCCATAAAGGAGCTCGGGTACGAACCTCACAAGGATGCCAGAATTCTCAGGGGCGGGAAAGCGGGGAGAATCGGAATTGTGGTCTCAGACATTAGAAACCCCTTCTATTCGCAGGTGGTTGGAGATCTTGAAGACCTTGCAGAAGAGAACAATATGGCTGTTATTGTATCGGACACGAGCAAGAGGCTTGACCAGGAAAAGAAGGCGATAAAGTCGCTTCTCGACATCAAGGTTGATGCCATAGTAGTTGCTCCTGAAGGATATGAAAGCGCTCATCTAATAGATGTGATAAGTTCCGGAACAGAAGTAGTATCTTTCGGAGTTCATTTTGAAAATGAAGAGATTTCCGAGGTTTCGATCGATGAGATTTCTGGTGCGTCGAAGGCCGGTGCCTATCTTAGGAGCGCTGGAATTAGTGATGCTGTAATGATCATGGGAAATCCGCGAAAGTTCACTACAAGAGGAAGAATGAAAGGATTTCGAAAAGGTTTTGGAGAAGTATCCGAGGATAAGGTTTTGTATTGTGAAGTAGACTGGAAAGCATCTTGCAGAAGGGTTAAGGAACTACACAAGCTTCCAGAAGCCTTCTTCTGTTATAACGACATGATGGCTCTGGGGGTGATGAAGGCATTGGAAGAGAGAGGAGTGAAGCTTGGAAGTGAAGTTAGAGTAATCGGCTATGACGATGTATATATGGCCGAAATAGCAGGAATAACTACTTTAAGAATTCCGATTCGAAGCATGGTGGAAGAAGCCTTCAAAACTATATTGGGTGAAGATGTCAGAAAAATAGTCTTCACCCCGGAATTCATACAGCGCAAGAGTGCGTAAACAGGAGGTGGCGAAAGTGAAAAGAGTCTTACTAACTGTTCTGCTAGTTTCATTGGCTCTGGTTGGCTTGGGGGTTCAAAAACTTGTTGTTAATTCCTACATGTCCGACCCGGAACCGAAGAGAGTGTTTGGGGAACTAGTACAGCAATTCGAATCCATGTACCCCGATTTTGAGGTAACCGTCAACACATTTGCTCACGAAGATTTCAAAGTGCTCCTAAGAACCTGGCTTACTTCATCTAATCCGCCAGACGTTGTCACCTGGTTTGCAGGAGAGAGAATGAGATACTTTGCCAGCAAGGATCTCCTGGAACCAATTGGCGATATTTTCGAGAATGGTTTCGAAGCTGACTTCCCAAAGGCCTTTGTAAGTGCTTCCAGTTATGGTGACGAAATCTATTTCCTGCCACAATCATGGTATTGGTGGGGCGTGTACTATAGGAAATCCATTTTCGAAGAGCTTGGGATTACTGTTCCCGTAACTTGGAAGCAATTCTTGGATGTCTGCGAGACTTTCAAGACAAACAACATGATCCCGATAACTATAGGAACGAAGTATCTCTGGACAGCAGCCGGGGTCTTTGATTACCTCAACATGAGAGTAAACGGAATTGACTATGCGCTTAAGCTTACAAATGGGGAAATCCCCTACACGGATGATGGAATGAAGGAGGTTTTCGCTTACTGGAAACAGCTTGTCGAAAACGGTTATTTCATTGAGGATGCAACATCCTACACATGGCAGGAAGCCGCCACTTATCTCTTCACAGGTGAAGCAGGCATGTACCTGATGGGGCAGTTCATAAAGGATGTTGCTCCACCTGATGTGAAGGATGATCTTGACTTCTTCAGGTTCCCGGTCATTGACGGGAATGTAGGTCTGTTCGAGGATACACCAATCGACGGCTTCATGATGCCGGCAAATGCCAAGAACAAAGAGGCAGGCAAGACATTCCTCAAATTCATCGCTTCGAAGGAAGCGCAAGAATACTTTGCCACGGAACTTGGAAGATTGGCTGCCAATAAGCATGTTCCCGCACCGGACGACCATGCTAAGAAAGGCCTGGAAATGATACTTTCATCTGACGGAGTAATGCAGTTCTATGATCGAGATACTGATCCAGAAATGGCTAATGCGGGTATGAACGGCTTTGTGGAATTCATGACCTTCCCTTCCAGACTCGATACGATTCTGAAGAACCTCGAAGCAGAACGAAACAGAATATACAAATAAGGCTTCTGTACAGGGTGGGTCCGCAGGACCCACCCTTCATTTGGAGGAAATAATGAGAAGCAAGAGATGGGTTCCATGGGCTTTCCTTGCCCTTCCTCTTACGATGTATTCTATATGGGTCATATATCCCTTGATCAGTACGCTTCTTCTCAGCTTCACCAGCTGGGACGGGGTCTCGATGTCCAAAGATATTATCGGCCTGGACAACTTCAGAGAGTTGTTCAGAGACCCATATTTTATTGTTTCATTGATCAACAATATTAAGTGGCTGATTGGATTTGCGGTGGTATGTGTACCTGCGGGCCTGGGGATTGCTCTTCTGCTTGACCAAGGCTTCAAGGGAAACAAAGTGTACAAGACACTAATCTACCTTCCTATGACCCTTTCCTTCGTTGTCATTGGACAAATCTGGTCCTGGATTCTCGAGCCTAGAAACGGCGTTTTGAACAGTCTTTTGGCGTTGCTGGGATTCAAAGGTGTTTCGTGGTTGAGCGACCCCTCCGTGGTAACCTACTCTCTGATAATGGCAGCGTCTTGGAGGCAGATCTCTTACGCTATGGTTCTTTTTCTTGCCGGGCTAAAGGGTGTTCCGAAAGAACTGGTCGAAGCTGCCACGGTTGATGGCGCTGGTCCCTGGAAGAGATTCTGGAATGTCGTTCTTCCGATGCTCAAGCCCGCGACCGTTGTGGCTGTTACAGTAAGCGTTATCGATTCTCTCAGGGCTTTCGATATTGTCTATGTTCTGACACGCGGTGGACCTTTCTACTCATCATCTGTGATGGCGAATTACATGTACATTAAGGCATTCAACAATTACAGGATGGGCTACGGATCATCAATTGCAACAATTCAGTTCTTGATTACTCTGGTATTCATTGTGGTATATATGCGGAATGTGTTGAAAAAGGAGGTCGGAAACGAATGAAGAAGACCCTTTTCTACATATTCGCCACCCTCCTGGTGCTAGTCTGGCTAATGCCTTTTGTCATAACGATGTTTACTTCACTGAAAAGCATGGATGAACTCATGATGGGAAGAAGATGGTGGGAACCACCAAAAGAACTAAGATTCGAGAATTACGCAACTGCTTGGCAGGACGCGAATATGGGCCGGTACTTCATGAACACCTTCATAATTACGGTACCATCCGTTCTTGGCGCTCTGTTCCTTTCCAGTCTAGGTGCATTCGCGCTGGCATGGTACGATTTCAGACTTTCCAAAACTATTTTGATGATCTTTGTCGGAGGTATGCTGATTCCTTTTCAGATGCTTTTGATACCCGTATATCGTATGTCGATCTCTTTCGGAATCTACGATAGCTATATCGGTGTTATTCTCTTTCATATTGCATTTCAGCTTGGTTTCTGCACGTTCTTCCTGAGAAACTTCATGAAGACAATTCCTGCAAGTATATTCGACGCCGCGATGATTGACGGAGCGGGTCACTTCTTGATATACAGAAGAATCGTTTTGCCTCTCGTAGTACCTGCTATGGCAGCTTTGGGAATTCTCGAGTTCACATGGATATGGAACGACTATCTTTGGTCTCTAATACTGATACAAAGCGACAGATTCAAGCCGGTTACCTTGGGTCTTGTCAATCTTCAGGGTCAATGGATTACGAGCTGGAATGTGATGGCTGCAGGGTCTATAATTGCAGCAGTTGTTCCTCTGGTAGTATTCCTTCTTTTCCAGAGGTACTTCATAGAAGGACTTACAGTTGGGAGTGTTAAGGGATGAATTGGTTTGGAGCAGCTTACTATCCGGAGCACTGGCCTCGCGAGCGCTGGAAAGAAGACGTCAAAATGATGAGGGAAATGGGTTTAAACGTGATACGTATAGGAGAGTTCTCCTGGAGCGTAGTCGAAAGAAGAAGAGATGAAATCGATTTTTCCACTCTTGACGAGGTGATTGATCTTCTCGATTCAGAAGGAATAAAGGTAATTATGGGAACTCCTACGTGTGCGCCCCCACCATGGCTGACGAAGAAGTATCCCGAGATACTTCAGAAGGATGTCAATGGACTGGTGATCGCAAGTGGAAGCCGTAGGCATTACTGCTTCAACTCGAAGATCTATCGCGAGGAAACGGCAAGAATAGTCGAGGCTTTTGCAGACCACTTTGGGAAAGACCCCAGGATAGTCGCATGGCAAATCGATAACGAATACGGATGCCATAATTCGACGGTCTGCTATTGTGAAGACTGCGCCGCTTCATTCAGATACTGGCTTAAGAAAAAGTATGGTTCCATCGAGAACCTCAACAGAGCTTGGGGGACTGTCTTTTGGAGTCAGATTTTCAATGAATGGGAAGAGATAGACCCGCCCAGAAGAACTTTGACATCGCCTAACCCTTCGCTGGTACTAGATTATAGGAGGTTTTCCTCTGATTCTGCGATAGATTATCATAATTTGCAGAGAGAAATCATTGAAACGAAGAGCGAGGCGCCAATAACTCATAATCTTATGGTCAATTTCACGGAAATTGACTATAAGAAACTCTCGGACTCCATCGACTTCGTATCTTGGGACAACTACATTGTGGCCGATTATGACCCGGATCTTCAAGCACTTAATCATGACCTGATGCGCTGTCTCAAGAAGCAGCCATTTCTCGTGATGGAGCAACAACCTGGAAGGGTAAATTGGCGCGCGATAAATTCCTCTCACAATGCCGATCAACTGGCATTCTGGGTCAAGCAGTCTTTCGCGCACGGTGCTTTCGGATCTCTCATCTTCAGATTCAGGCAACTGCCATTTGGTGCCGAGCAGTTTCACACAGGTCTTCTGGATTATGACGGCGAACCTACTGAACGTGCAAAGGTTTTTTCAAGAGTCATTCAGGAACTGAGTAACTGGGATGCGGTCGTTCCACAGAGAGAAGCGGCAATTTATTATGATTATGAGAACTTCTGGATAAACGAGACGGACAATCTCAACAATAGATTCGATCTCTTACTCGATGCGATTCTGCCAGTTTACAGGGCAATAAGGAATCTTGGCTACAACGTCGATTTTGTTTTTCCCGGAGACTCGCTGGAAGGGTACTCGGTTGCTTTCGTTCCTTCGAGTCTTAAGCTTGAGCGATGTTTCGTTGAAGAGTTGAAGAGGTTTAGAGGGAAGGTTTTCTTCACGGCACTTACAGATCAAAAAGATGGTCACAATTTCATCAAGAAAAGCGAAGACAGCTTTCTAGAGGAATTGATCGGCATTCGAGTCGGTGATGCCGGCGGGATTGAAGAGACAGTGAAGATATCGTTCGCTGATCGTGTTTTCTCCTGTTCTTTTGTTGCGGAAAGAATCCTCCCAGCGGACGACTGTGAAATACTTGGAGTCTATCTTGACGGGCCATATCCTGGTCATCCCGCCCTGGTAAGGAGCGTGAACAAGTACTACCTGAGTTCAGTTCCCCATACGGAGTTTCTCGAAAGCCTGCTCGTCGAAGCGGGAATCCGAAGGAGATTAGACGGGTTTGGTAGGATCACAAGAACGGAATCTCACACTATCCTTCTGAATTCGTCTTCGCACAAGACAAGGCTGGAAGTTGACGGTATAGCTTATTCCCTCAAAGAATTCGAAGTTCGGAAGATCTGACCTGGACTCTTCGGGAGCAAGGCTCGCTCTCCTTTGTCAGCACATGGATCTGGCAGTTTTCCGGGCCGCATTTCTCAGCTGCCTTCATTCAGATAATTAACTCTGCTCATGAGAAGGCAAATGCTCTCGAAAACCGGCCCTTCTGGAAATCCTTTCTCCCAAACGATCCCAACTGCATTTTCCAAATTGCGTCAGATGATTGTACGCTTCTCCGAAATTCTGGAGAAACTGTTTCGGTTCTCTTCTAGATCGAAGTCAGAGACTCCCAATTATCTGCTGAAACCCAATCTTCAGCTCAGTTATTGACAAGGTAGCCGATTTTTATTGCCTGTTGGAGTCGCTCGATCTCTGTATCATCCTCTTCACCACTCAACTCCATCCCGGAATCCAATTCCCAGAGTTCCAAGTCGGAGACATCGAATACTGTGCCATCGTATGCTACATACCTCTTGTTTTCAGCCATCTCGTTGAATCGAGCAAGCTGTTCGCGAGTAAATACCAGAAGCCCTACCAGATAGGCTCTGTCAAGTATGGCTAACCCATGAGGAGAGTCGGTGAGAATTTCCTTTGTGATATCGTTGCCGGCGAGATGGAGATCGCCCTGATGAGAACCGTTCCGCCAGAAGGATAGCTCAGAGACGTCGTAGACTTTCCCTTCCACGGACACGTATGCTTTTTTGCCGTCATGCCCGTCCATTTTCTTGAGCTTATCAATTGTGATACCAAGTGCCGCAATCACATCGACTCCCGAAATCTTACGGATACCATGCGGAGAGTCTTTCAGCAACTCAGAGGCTAACTCGTTTCCGCCGAGATGAGTACCGAGTTGGTGCGAGCCACTCGGCCACCTGCTGAATCTGGAAAAGTCATAGACCTTACCCTCTACTGCAACGTAGCTCTTTTTGCCGTCCTTGCCGTCTTAACTCTCAAGTTCTTCAAGAGTCACAACCTGCAATCCTACCGACTTGATATCGGAGGTCTTCGCCTCCTTGTGAGGAGAGAGTGTGTTTTCAGTTCGTATGTCAGTTCCTGGCCGGAATTATGGAGTCCCATGTGGTTGCCGGTAGACCAGAGACGCAAAGATGACAGGTCAAAGATTTCTCCTTCTACCAAAACGTAAGCTGAATTGCCGGACTTTTATCGAATTTCGATGATGCTGAATTGTAAACATCGACTCACTTGTCGAGAAGGTTAGAAGGTCAAGATCATTAAGAGAAACATCTTCAAGTCCGGCTAAAGCGATCGATCCTAAGGTGAAAAAGACCAGAACTGAAATTGCGCAAACGAAAAAACTGCTCTCATAGTAAATCTCCTCTTCAATCTGTCAAGGTAGCCGAACGGTAATTAATGAGAGTTATCTTTTCATAAGACAGCCAGAATATACTAGAAATTGCAAAATCAGCGTTTGTTGGTTTGGAAGATGTCATAATGACTGTTCAGTAGAAGAGATGAACTCGAGCGAGACAGTTGAGTTTAGTTCTGTTAATACGTAACCGTTGTATACAGGGAGGGATTTCCCGAGCATTCAGTAAAGAATAGAAGGCCCGTTAGGGCCTCCTATTCTGGAGCATCAATAGTAAATCAGTTCAAGAAGCAAATAGAATGCATTTATACTTTCATAGTATCCGTCAATTTCCCAGTAATAGAGGTCGAAGCTTCCATCATCATACACTTCAAATTGGACGAATACTTCTGCAGGAATACCTCCTAGATCAAAACTCCCATTAAACTCTACAATGTCAAGATCATCGGTAGAGACGAAGTAGTCCCAGTATGCGTCATAGAAGAAGCCATCGAAAGCTTCTCCCAGAGTCATCCAGTTGTAGTAGACGTCGAAATAAGAATTCTTGACTTCTGCGATCTTGGTTGCGAAGATCGAATTAAGCGTAGCGTCAATCATTGTCTCGTCCTGAGTAACATCGTCGATTCCCAGATACTCGATTTCAAATGTTCTCTGCTCGACATCGACCACAAACTGAAAAACCGCTTGTGCCAACCCATTTTCATTGTAGAAAGATCCCACGAATTCTACAACATCTGGATTGTCTGAAGAAACGAAGTAATCCCAGTAACCATCGATGAAAAAGACGCTGAATGATTCTCCGATGAACTTGTCTGGAAAGTCATAGAAGTACCCGTCTTTGACGATCGAAATCGCTACGTCGGCCCTGTCAGGAAGGAAGATCTTCTCAAGGAATGCAAATTGATTTGCGTTGTCTTGTGGGACTCCATTAATCTCCCAGTAGTCCATCAGGAAAGTCGAGTCCTCTTCCTTAACAGAGAAGCGCATCGTAACTGTGGTCGTTTCGTTGTTTTCATCTGTGAAGGTTCCGGTGAATTCTACGAAGTTCTCACTCCCTACTCTGGAGTACTTCCACCTCGTTACCTCGAAGAATGATTCAAATGACTCTCCGATAAGTTTGTCCGGGAAGTTGTTGAAAGTACCCTCTGTCACGATACTAATGAATCTGGCGCTGTCCTGTGGCAGAAGCCTCTGTGAATGTGCAAAACTCGTAATCAACACAGCCAGTAGCAATATGACCATAAACTTCTTCATAAATCAGCCTCCTTTTCCTTTCGACTTGTTCCACGGTGATTTCTTGCACTTGGTTGTTAGAAGTAGTATCAGTTAGCTATCCTGAACCTCTGAATCCTGTTGCCCGACTGCTCAAGAACAAACACGTGTCCATAGCTGCCGAGAGATATATCAATTGGCCTCGAAAAGAAACCGACAGTTGTTCCTGAGCCTCCCCACTCATAAAGAAAGCTTCCTTCTGGATCCAAGACAACAATCTTGCTGGTCATTTTATTTATGTAGATAAGGTTTCCGAGGTGGTCGATTACTGATTCTCCGGGTTGTCCCCAATTTCCAGCATAGCTTGCGGCCCATTCAGCCGAATAATTCCCTTTGCCATCAAACTTCTGGATTCTTCTCACTATATCGTCGGAAATGTAGACGTTCCCCTTTATGTCTACTCCGACACCGGATACCGAAGCAAGATTACCGGGATTCATTGCATCGAACATGTTCACCTTTGCCCCCATCGTCATCAAGAGGGTTCCTTCATTGTCAAAGACCTGAACTCTTTGATTGAATGTATCCCCAATGTATATCTTGTCGGAACCGTCGATTGCCATGAACATCTGACCATCGAACTGACCTGGCTCAGGTCCTTTCGTGCCCCAGGCTTTCACGAATTCGTTCCGGTTGTCAAATTTCTGAACCCTCCCATTCTGGGAGTCTGCAACATAGATGTATCCCTCCGAATCCACTACAACATCATGTGGGAAAAGGAATTCACCGTTTGCGCTTCCATAATTGCCGAAGGAAGCCTTATACTTTCCATTGCTGTCAAAGATCTGGATTCGATGGTTCAAGGTATCGGCCACATAGATCATGCCTTTGTTATCGGAGGCAAGACCATGCGGATCACTTAACTGACCATCGGTGGCGCCCTGAACACCCCAGGACGCCTCATGAATTGCTGAAACCCCAAAGAGTGAAAGAGCTACGAAAAGCCAGACTACCAAGAGAACCAGATTTTTCAAACGATTCACTCCTTCGAGTTTTTTGATTGCTTCTCTCATCTTAGCATTATGAGTACATAAAACGCTCCCCTACAGGACAGTCGTTCCGGCGATTGCTCTTCGTAACGCTTCAATAAATGGGGACGGCAATCTGTAGGGCGCAAAACAAAGTAAAAGAGTGATGCAATGCTTCTACCAATAATCATTGTCTTTGTTTGAAGATTCTGGGCGTTGCGATAGAAACATTCGTGTTCTAAACTATAGATGAGAAATCGAATGTTCTCTGTTTCTCATTATTGTCTTTGATAGTACATCAAGTGGATTATTTCGATACAGAAATCAAACCAAACGAGATTGAATTGGAGGTGCCAAAATTGGCAAAGATGATTAAGAAGAACTACTTACTTGCTCCCGGGCCCACGCCGGTTCCTATCGATGTACTCCTTGAAGGCGCTAGGGATACTATTCACCACAGGACTCCACAGTTCAAGAAGATCTATGAAGATGCAGTAAGCGGTACCAAGAAGGTTTTCAAGACTGAGAACGATCTGTTCATTCTTGCTTCTTCAGGAACAGGTGCCATGGAGATGGCCGTAACGAACATTGTAAATCCTGGCGAGAAAGTCATAGTCTGCAGTGTTGGAAAGTTTGGCGAAAGATGGCTAGAGCTCGCAAAGACTTTCGGTGCAGAGATTGTCTTGATCGAGAGAGAGTATGGGGATTTCTACACACCCGAATTGGTTGAAAAGGCTCTTAATGATAATCCCGATGCGGTTGCGGTTCTGACAACTCTTAGTGAAACATCTACAGGTACCGTAATGGATATCGAAGGCATCAGCAAAGTCGTCAAGAGGGCAGGAAAGCTGATCGCCGTTGATGGTATTAGCGGTCTGGTTGCCGAGCCCTTGCTCACTGACGAATGGGGATTGGACATTGTCGTTTCCGGTTCTCAAAAGGGCTTTATGCTGCCTCC
The nucleotide sequence above comes from Mesotoga sp. UBA6090. Encoded proteins:
- a CDS encoding cytochrome b5 domain-containing protein, which gives rise to MIAALGITIDKLKKMDGHDGKKAYVSVEGKVYDVSELSFWRNGSHQGDLHLAGNDITKEILTDSPHGLAILDRAYLVGLLVFTREQLARFNEMAENKRYVAYDGTVFDVSDLELWELDSGMELSGEEDDTEIERLQQAIKIGYLVNN
- a CDS encoding NHL repeat-containing protein encodes the protein MKNLVLLVVWLFVALSLFGVSAIHEASWGVQGATDGQLSDPHGLASDNKGMIYVADTLNHRIQIFDSNGKYKASFGNYGSANGEFLFPHDVVVDSEGYIYVADSQNGRVQKFDNRNEFVKAWGTKGPEPGQFDGQMFMAIDGSDKIYIGDTFNQRVQVFDNEGTLLMTMGAKVNMFDAMNPGNLASVSGVGVDIKGNVYISDDIVRRIQKFDGKGNYSAEWAASYAGNWGQPGESVIDHLGNLIYINKMTSKIVVLDPEGSFLYEWGGSGTTVGFFSRPIDISLGSYGHVFVLEQSGNRIQRFRIAN
- a CDS encoding alanine--glyoxylate aminotransferase family protein; protein product: MAKMIKKNYLLAPGPTPVPIDVLLEGARDTIHHRTPQFKKIYEDAVSGTKKVFKTENDLFILASSGTGAMEMAVTNIVNPGEKVIVCSVGKFGERWLELAKTFGAEIVLIEREYGDFYTPELVEKALNDNPDAVAVLTTLSETSTGTVMDIEGISKVVKRAGKLIAVDGISGLVAEPLLTDEWGLDIVVSGSQKGFMLPPGLAFISFSKEAVEKAKNTKSTSFYFNLKKYLKDPLPWTPAVNLIYQQSLAVKMLLEEGMENVWARHELMGKATREAIKAMGLELFSRRPGNVLTSVKVPEGVDGGKIVSIMRDEYGVTIAGGQGTMKGNIFRIAHLGYMSDYDVVTALTSLEKVLRRLGFKVEFGTGARVAMEIFEEEGA